Part of the Henckelia pumila isolate YLH828 chromosome 2, ASM3356847v2, whole genome shotgun sequence genome is shown below.
GTAGTGGCAGGAAGAAAGCTGCGTCCCTACTTTTTATCCCACCAGGTGGTCGCACTAACAAATCACCCTTTGAAGAGAATATTGTCCAGCCCAGAGGCGTCTGGAAGGATGACCAAATGGGCCGTCGAGCTAAGTGAGTATGGGATTGAATATCAGCCACGTCCCGCCATTAAAGCACAAGTTCTAGCAGACTTCATAGTAGAAATGAAAACAAATGGCGCAGGAGTTTCAGCTCCCACTTGGACGATCCACGTAGATGGATCCTCCACGTCGGGAGGGAGTGGAGCAGGAGTGTTAGTAGAGAGTCCACAGGGAGATCAGTTCCAGTACGCCATCAAATTTCAGTTTCCAACATCAAACAATGAAGCAGAATACGAAACACTTATCATGGGAATAGAACTGGCTTTAGTGGCAGGGGCTGAAAAGCTGATCGCCTATAGCGATTCATAACTCATAGTCAATCAAGTTCAAGGGAGCTATGAAGCCAAAGAAGATAGTATGAAGGAATACTTATCAAAATTGAAGGACCTTCTTGTTCGTTTagagaattttgaaatcaaacaAATTCCTCGAGCTGAAAATGAAATAGCAGATCAACTGGCCAAATTCGGCAGCTCCGCGACAGGAATTAATAGTAGGACAATTACGTTCATCACGTGTGATAAAAAGGGAATAGGAACTGGAAGTCCTAACATCCTGTGTGCAAATCAGGGTGAGCCAAGTTGGAAGGATGAAATCATCAAGTACCTGTCAGAAGGAGAACTTCCCCTAGAGCAGGACAAAGCAAGAAAGCTTAGGGTAAGAGCCGCTCGATTCACTCTAATAGACGGAGAACTGTACAAGAGGGGGTACTCTCAGCCATACTTGAAATGTCTTGCATTTGCTCAGGCAGACTACGTACTCAGGGAAATCCATGAAGGAATTTGTGGAAATCATTTGGGAGGCAAAGCGTTGGCAGGAAAAGCACTTCGTCAAGGCTACTTCTGGCCAACAATGAGGAAGGATGCACTCGAGTTAGTGAGACGATGCAGACCGTGCCAGGAACATGCTAATTTTCAGCACCAACCAGCAACACGGCTTCAACCAATCGAGAGCCCAGTACCTTTCGCCCAGTGGGGAATGGACCTTGTAGGACCTTTTCCCCTCGCAGCAGGCAAAGGAAGTTTCTCATCGTAGCTGTCGACTACTTTACTAAATGGGTCGAAGCAGAGCCACTTGCGAAAATTTCTGAGAAAAAGGTGATTAATTTTCTATGGAAAAATATAGTTTGCCGATTCGGAATTCCGCGAGCACTAGTGTCGGACAACGGCACTCAGTTTTTCGGTGCCAAGTTGAGGGAATGGTGCCTAGGGCTGTCCATCCAACAATTCTTCACTTCCGTCGGGCATCCACAAGCCAACGGACAGACCGAAGTAACCAATTGAACTATCCTGCAACATATCAAGACTCGAATTGGGGAGGCCAAGGGAAAATGGGTTGACGAACTACCTAGTGTCCTGTGGGCGTACAGGACCACTCCGCAAAGCTCGATAGGAGAATCTCCGTTCAGCCTGGCCTATGGGGTCGAAGCCATTGCCCCTGCAGAAATCGGAGAAGAATCACTAAGGATAAAGCATTACAATGCAGAGGGAAACCAGCAGGATTTACGGGCATCCCTAGACCTTATTGAGGAGCTTAGAGAAGGGGCATCAGTACGAGCCGCAAGGCACAGAGCACGGATGTCAAGGGCGTATGACCATCGAGTAAAACaacgaactttccaagtgggaGACCTGGTAATAAGAAGAGCAGATGTCCTACACCCCGTAGGAAAGCTGGATCCAAAGTGGGAAGGACCATATAAAGTAATCAAAATTGCCCGAGAAGGAGCTTATCGCCTTCAGCATTCGAACGGGAAGGTGTTGCCTAGAACATGGAATGTGGCAAACTTAAAGAAATATTTTCAGTAACCCATAGCTGCTTTTCCTTTTTAGCTAAGCAACAAGAGTAATAGTTCCGTAGTTGTAATACGTtttcatattaataaaagttTTTGTAAAAGCATCGCATCATGCTTTCTCCCTTCACAAAACTACATGAGCAAATCACACATGTTTATTCATGTacttaaagaaattttaatcGTCACTAAACCCTGGTCGTCAAAAAACAAGTCACCTAAAGCATAAGAGGCCTGGCCAGCCCAGCTAAGGTACTTTGACACTGTAAGAGGTCAAGATGAATAGGAAGCCCCCACCACCCATGAGGTAGGTGTACGCTTTTCCAAGAGACACGACAAACCTTGGGAACCTGATCAATTCCCAAGTACTAGCGAGAGATAACAATAAGGAAATATTTCGAAGCAAGCATAGAATAAACCAAGATATATAgcaaaatataacaaaaaccAACTCCAAAAAACAGACACAAAGTATAAAAACATCGGAATATCGCTCTCACAGGAGCTGGAAAGAGACTATGATAGAAATTCCAAAAAACGCAAAATCGTCTAAAGGACAACTCTCTACACATGAAATAAATATCATGGAAGACCAGGAGCATCATCTCCCTGGAGGGAGTTCAAAGCCTCTATAATCTCGAAGtcaccaaaatcatcaaggggCACAGCTACCCTCGGCATATCAGTCGGTCCCATGTCCGAATCTGGAAAACCAGGGCCAATCATCTTGACCACATTCTCCGGAACATGCTGCTCGCGAAGAATCCGGTGGCTCTCAAGTATCAACTCATCGTGAATCGCATAGGCACGCCGAAAAACTTCCTCCTCAAAAGCAGCGGAGGTGCAAAACGATTCAACAGCCCTCTCCTCCAAACTCCTCTGCAACTGCAACCCCGGAGGGGAAGACAAAAACCTAGCTCCAGTCTGCACCTCAGTGTAGTGCCTCTCATAAAGGGCACTAAGCTCGGAACGAAGAGTCTCCCCCTCCTTTTCCTTCACACCGAGCTTCTCCGGCCACTGACGGAGTTCTTCCTTCACGCTAGCATTCTCCCCTCCCAAACGAAGAATCTCCTCTTTCTCCCTAACCTTCGAAGCTTCCAGGCGAGCAACATCTTCCTTCAGTTTGGCCAACTCCTTCAGAATCTTGGCCTCGTCAGCCCGAGTCTTATCCTCTCGAGCCTCCAGAGCTCGTACAGCGGACAATATCTGAAGCcaataagaaaaaataaataaaaacattattGATAATATCAAGATAAGGAAAATAAACTGTTCAAGCATACCTGACAAGAGCCAAGGGCGATAGACTGATGTAGGACAGAGGAGGATCGAGGGATCAAATGGCCCAAATCATGATCCCCCACTACCCTGGCCCCCCGCCTAAGGCCAATCTCAAAATCACTAGAGTCCCAAAAGGACTCTGCACCATCCCTATTCACCCCGTCAAGAAACAAGGGGTGTGATCTCGCTTTCCTCACCGAAGAGGATGAAGCCTCCCGAAGTTTCTTCGCAGGATCAGCAGGAAGGACTTCACACCCTTTTTTACCCTCCTCCATCGGCCTCTTGCCTGCCCCCCTCCGGTGCTCAACAGCACCAGCACCCAAAGATCTCTCATCAGGCAAGGAAGGGATACTATGGCCCTGGCGTCCCCGCGGTACCACGCCTCGGCTCTCTCCAGCACGGGGAACTGATGCACCAACACGATCAGATGCATCTCTGTTGGAAAAACGTGTttagatcaattaagaattgatacctggtgtagcagaagtttaaaaattttatttttatatatgaaacgatttcatatcatgggtatcaaaactttacgattaaattatgcaagtaaaataataataatcacaattaatattattttacctcttcaagcaacggcttgataaTGGACACCaatagaatttaatctgctcttcttgtatatcccgggaaccgatggcttcacgatcaatctccagaataaggtccacgaacagaaaacagaaaccctctgattgattgcactagaaatcaatcagatgtttatcgatgagaataaacagatttgatctgttaaatcggaatgtaatttttcacaaaaatcacagaccgaattttctcaaaaaggacagaggattttcgaaaatccccttgaattattttatgtgaatttcgaaattgctagaatgaattgtgtcaattttcgaacactatacatgtatttatagataatttctagactagattaagttataattgtattaggactctaactacttagggcccataatccataacttaagcccaacaagccaagcctgttattatagaaattaatataaaattcatcgtgactcttattgataaaccgatttcaccaatgtgcacagaaatcatttctgcacttttaaagtcaagataatttttctgaatccgaattcagtgatttccaaaaatgtccatccctatgtcattttaggaaattccactcccttttagttaagaagtccaacttctctttcattaaatttaactctttaaatttaactatctcaacgggttttagtaatccattacttgtgtgaccctcaatggttcagggatacag
Proteins encoded:
- the LOC140877639 gene encoding uncharacterized protein, coding for MKEYLSKLKDLLVRLENFEIKQIPRAENEIADQLAKFGSSATGINSRTITFITCDKKGIGTGSPNILCANQGEPSWKDEIIKYLSEGELPLEQDKARKLRVRAARFTLIDGELYKRGYSQPYLKCLAFAQADYVLREIHEGICGNHLGGKALAGKALRQGYFWPTMRKDALETFSPRSRQRKFLIVAVDYFTKWVEAEPLAKISEKKTRIGEAKGKWVDELPSVLWAYRTTPQSSIGESPFSLAYGVEAIAPAEIGEESLRIKHYNAEGNQQDLRASLDLIEELREGASVRAARHRARMSRAYDHRVKQRTFQVGDLVIRRADVLHPVGKLDPKWEGPYKVIKIAREGAYRLQHSNGKVLPRTWNVANLKKYFQ